The following are encoded in a window of Arthrobacter sp. OAP107 genomic DNA:
- a CDS encoding SRPBCC family protein → MAGAEHEVLVARDAMTVWSFLLDGANLPRWQADVRSVALSSGSAGSPGARYQVTVDGPHGRPVARDYEITHARPGAEIQFQVVAGPSLLRGGFYLSTETAGTRVRFALEAPARGFWSFLRPARRRQLRAAVGQLARLPAVIEDRTTAD, encoded by the coding sequence ATGGCAGGTGCAGAACACGAGGTCCTCGTTGCGCGCGACGCCATGACGGTCTGGTCCTTCCTCCTTGACGGCGCGAATCTGCCCAGATGGCAGGCCGACGTCCGGAGCGTGGCGCTCAGTTCGGGCAGCGCCGGCAGCCCGGGAGCCAGGTACCAGGTCACCGTGGACGGGCCCCATGGCCGCCCGGTGGCGCGCGATTACGAGATCACCCATGCCCGGCCGGGCGCCGAAATCCAGTTCCAGGTAGTGGCCGGCCCGTCCCTCCTGCGCGGCGGTTTCTACCTCAGCACCGAGACCGCCGGGACCCGGGTGCGCTTCGCGCTGGAGGCCCCGGCGCGCGGCTTCTGGAGCTTCCTCCGCCCGGCGCGCCGGCGCCAGCTCCGCGCGGCCGTGGGCCAGCTCGCCAGGCTCCCTGCCGTTATCGAAGATCGCACGACGGCGGACTGA
- a CDS encoding CAP domain-containing protein: MNRIAAKAAVALACALALAAPAASGVPTMAAARSSATPAAMPGATAATPDAAAAPSPATPDDGGPATAAPSPRLPLAGAPGTAVHTATPAVTTAAATAPAPAAAEEEPAAASPATQPAPAQPVPAGTTRPAAEGPPEPASIPPLSAPADAFAAPQDTAPQYAAPQDTARTDPGAAAKGLLTPQALVPDSNAAQVAAVFTAINTYRTSLGLPAVKYHATVAGMAQEWSDSIASREVVEHRASFWTDARALGPTNGAGEVIAVRWDRDAAQLVEWWKNSPAHNAILTDPRFNVVGIGITFTDGNWQTTPNRYTMWGVVDFFGYTALPAGTTAAPGGSTSAPVQPTDVCEPLVKHMPPTLDLTTAAVRSAGDIVSVDAAGQLNNRPALGAGQFGPPETIGSGFAAARQVFVTDWDRDGVYDVLVQWTDGRLTLYPGQLAGGFLPPATLGQSGWAGMTLAVGGWCSTNRLPELLALDSDSNLWLYPNRGTGDLVQRTLIASGVAATRLAMVDYDGDGFQDLLARQGDGSVLLYRGSGGPSPKAEARTLVASGWGDVTAIRALHGVTGAYSTGLVLQRTGPAGPVQYWNLDGGVLSPPSAIPGTWAGQQLAQ; the protein is encoded by the coding sequence TTGAACAGGATTGCGGCCAAGGCCGCTGTTGCACTCGCCTGCGCCCTCGCGCTGGCGGCACCCGCGGCCAGCGGCGTGCCAACTATGGCAGCCGCCCGGAGTTCCGCGACGCCCGCTGCCATGCCGGGCGCCACTGCTGCCACACCGGACGCCGCCGCTGCACCGTCCCCGGCAACGCCCGACGACGGCGGGCCGGCCACCGCGGCACCCTCACCCCGGCTGCCGCTCGCCGGAGCGCCTGGAACGGCCGTGCATACCGCAACACCGGCGGTGACGACGGCGGCCGCTACCGCCCCGGCACCCGCCGCTGCCGAGGAAGAGCCCGCCGCTGCAAGCCCCGCCACTCAACCGGCGCCCGCGCAGCCCGTTCCAGCCGGGACCACGCGCCCCGCAGCCGAGGGCCCGCCCGAGCCGGCCTCCATCCCGCCGCTCTCAGCCCCCGCCGACGCGTTCGCCGCGCCGCAAGACACGGCACCGCAGTACGCCGCGCCGCAAGACACCGCCCGGACGGACCCAGGTGCCGCCGCAAAAGGCCTGCTGACACCGCAGGCGCTGGTGCCGGACAGCAACGCCGCCCAGGTGGCCGCCGTCTTCACCGCGATCAACACCTACCGGACGTCCCTGGGCCTGCCGGCCGTCAAGTACCACGCAACGGTTGCCGGCATGGCACAGGAATGGTCGGACAGCATTGCGTCCCGCGAGGTCGTTGAACACCGGGCCAGCTTCTGGACAGACGCCCGCGCCCTGGGTCCCACCAACGGCGCCGGCGAGGTCATTGCCGTCCGTTGGGACCGCGACGCCGCGCAGCTCGTTGAGTGGTGGAAGAACTCGCCGGCGCACAATGCCATCCTCACGGACCCCCGGTTCAACGTGGTCGGCATCGGCATCACCTTCACCGACGGCAACTGGCAGACCACGCCCAACCGCTACACCATGTGGGGAGTGGTGGACTTCTTCGGCTACACGGCCCTGCCCGCCGGGACCACGGCTGCCCCGGGTGGCAGCACCTCGGCTCCCGTGCAGCCGACCGATGTGTGCGAGCCCCTGGTGAAGCACATGCCGCCCACGTTGGACCTCACGACCGCCGCTGTCAGGAGCGCCGGGGACATCGTGTCGGTGGACGCGGCGGGGCAGCTTAACAACCGGCCCGCACTGGGTGCCGGACAGTTCGGCCCGCCCGAAACCATCGGCTCCGGCTTCGCGGCCGCCCGGCAGGTTTTCGTAACCGACTGGGACCGCGACGGCGTTTACGACGTCCTGGTGCAATGGACCGACGGCCGCCTCACCCTGTATCCCGGGCAGCTGGCGGGCGGCTTCCTGCCGCCGGCCACGCTGGGGCAGTCCGGCTGGGCGGGCATGACCCTTGCCGTCGGCGGTTGGTGCTCCACCAACCGGCTCCCCGAGCTCCTGGCCCTCGACTCCGACTCAAACCTCTGGCTCTATCCCAACCGGGGCACCGGCGACCTGGTCCAGCGGACCCTCATCGCGTCCGGCGTCGCAGCGACCCGGCTCGCCATGGTGGATTACGACGGCGACGGGTTCCAGGACCTGCTGGCCCGCCAAGGCGACGGCAGCGTTCTGCTCTACCGCGGTTCCGGCGGCCCGTCACCCAAAGCCGAAGCCCGGACCCTGGTCGCCAGCGGCTGGGGCGACGTGACAGCCATCCGTGCACTGCACGGCGTCACCGGCGCTTACTCGACCGGCCTCGTCCTGCAGCGGACCGGACCAGCCGGCCCCGTGCAGTACTGGAACCTCGACGGCGGAGTCCTTTCGCCGCCGTCGGCCATCCCTGGAACTTGGGCGGGCCAGCAGCTGGCCCAGTAA
- the dcd gene encoding dCTP deaminase gives MLISDRDIRAEIDSERIVLDPYEAAMVQPSSVDVRIDRYFRLFDNHKYAHIDPAEEQPELTRLVEVEEGEPFILHPGEFVLGSTYETVTLPDDIAARLEGKSSLGRLGLLTHSTAGFIDPGFSGHVTLELSNMATLPIKLWPGMKIGQLCFFRLTSAAEFPYGSGEYGNRYQGQRGPTASRSHLNFHRTDI, from the coding sequence GTGCTGATCTCTGACCGCGACATTCGTGCCGAAATTGATTCCGAACGGATCGTCCTCGATCCGTACGAAGCCGCGATGGTCCAGCCGTCCTCGGTGGATGTCCGGATTGACCGTTATTTCCGGCTGTTCGACAACCACAAATACGCTCACATCGACCCCGCCGAAGAGCAGCCCGAGCTGACCCGGCTGGTGGAGGTGGAGGAGGGCGAACCGTTCATCCTGCACCCCGGCGAGTTCGTGCTCGGCTCCACCTACGAAACCGTCACGCTGCCGGACGACATTGCCGCGCGCCTCGAGGGCAAGTCTTCGCTTGGCCGCCTCGGCCTGCTGACGCATTCAACGGCCGGCTTTATCGATCCCGGCTTCTCCGGGCACGTCACACTGGAGCTGTCCAACATGGCCACGCTGCCTATTAAGCTCTGGCCGGGCATGAAGATCGGCCAGCTCTGCTTCTTCCGGCTGACCTCCGCCGCGGAGTTCCCCTACGGCTCCGGCGAGTACGGCAACCGCTACCAGGGCCAGCGCGGCCCCACTGCCAGCCGCAGCCACCTGAACTTCCACCGCACCGACATTTAG
- a CDS encoding cation:proton antiporter has translation MDRVALSLIELGAVVFCLGLLARLAGRIGMSPIPLYLVGGLCFGAGGVVELSGMKEFSHLSGEIGVILLLLMLGLEYTATELVTGLRRSWKAGILDFVLNFLPGAALAALLGWGVVGAMVMGGVTYISSSGIAAKVITDLGRIGNRETPVILSILVFEDLAMAIYLPILTATLAGVSFLGGLQTVGVSLAVVTVVLLVALRHGHHVSKAVHSENSEVFLLNLLGAALLVSGVAAVLQVSAAVGAFMLGIAISGATAHSATRILEPLRDLFAAIFFVAFGLNTDPTSIPPVLAWALVLAVITAATKIITGVWAAKRAGIARPGRFRAGAALIARGEFSIVIAGLAVTSGVVTDELAALATAYVLIMAVMGPLAARYVEPLVKKFSRPARPEPVRA, from the coding sequence ATGGACCGCGTGGCCCTGTCCCTCATCGAACTCGGGGCAGTTGTGTTCTGCCTCGGCCTGCTGGCGAGGCTGGCGGGGCGGATCGGGATGTCTCCCATTCCGCTGTATCTGGTGGGCGGGCTGTGCTTCGGCGCCGGTGGCGTCGTGGAGCTGAGCGGCATGAAGGAGTTTTCCCACCTTTCGGGTGAGATCGGAGTCATCCTGCTCCTGCTTATGCTCGGTCTGGAATATACGGCGACGGAGCTTGTGACCGGCCTGCGCAGATCGTGGAAAGCCGGCATCCTCGACTTCGTCCTGAACTTCCTTCCCGGCGCTGCGTTGGCCGCCCTTCTCGGCTGGGGCGTCGTAGGCGCCATGGTTATGGGCGGCGTCACGTATATATCGTCGTCGGGCATCGCGGCCAAGGTCATCACGGACCTTGGCCGCATCGGTAACCGTGAGACGCCGGTGATCCTCTCCATCCTGGTCTTCGAGGACCTGGCCATGGCGATTTATCTGCCCATCCTCACCGCCACGCTTGCCGGGGTCAGCTTTCTGGGCGGCCTGCAGACCGTGGGCGTTTCGCTGGCTGTGGTCACGGTGGTGCTGCTGGTTGCCCTGCGGCACGGGCACCATGTCTCCAAAGCCGTGCACAGCGAGAATTCGGAGGTCTTCCTGCTGAACCTGCTGGGGGCAGCCCTGCTGGTGTCCGGCGTGGCTGCGGTGCTGCAGGTGTCCGCCGCAGTGGGCGCCTTCATGCTCGGCATCGCGATCTCGGGCGCCACGGCCCACAGTGCGACGCGGATCCTCGAGCCGCTGCGGGACCTCTTCGCCGCCATCTTCTTTGTGGCGTTCGGGCTCAACACCGACCCCACCTCCATCCCTCCGGTGCTGGCGTGGGCGCTCGTCCTGGCGGTTATCACAGCCGCCACCAAGATCATCACCGGAGTGTGGGCTGCCAAGCGTGCCGGCATTGCGCGGCCGGGCCGCTTTCGCGCCGGGGCTGCGCTGATTGCACGCGGCGAGTTCTCCATTGTCATCGCCGGCCTCGCGGTGACGTCAGGGGTGGTTACGGACGAGCTCGCCGCCCTCGCCACGGCGTACGTTCTCATCATGGCGGTCATGGGCCCGCTGGCTGCCCGTTACGTCGAGCCCCTCGTCAAGAAGTTCTCCCGCCCGGCGCGGCCGGAGCCCGTCCGGGCCTGA
- a CDS encoding cation:proton antiporter regulatory subunit — MYMEETDLPGLGRRKDFMTASGRRIGVVELREGQTELFVSTWDDPDTCQASIPLTGEEAACLGNLLGGQHLAMTLTEAHREVPGIATRQFSIAADSPFQNQPMGKARIRTRCGVSIVAIMREGEVVPSPGPDLVLHPGDLLVAVGTQEGLDAAADILRNG, encoded by the coding sequence ATGTACATGGAAGAGACAGACCTCCCGGGACTGGGCAGGCGCAAGGACTTCATGACAGCATCCGGCCGGCGCATCGGGGTGGTGGAACTGCGCGAGGGCCAGACCGAGCTGTTCGTTTCCACCTGGGATGACCCGGACACGTGCCAGGCTTCCATTCCGCTGACCGGCGAGGAGGCGGCGTGCCTGGGAAATCTGCTGGGTGGCCAGCACCTTGCCATGACGCTGACCGAGGCGCACCGGGAAGTTCCCGGCATTGCCACCCGGCAGTTCTCCATTGCCGCGGACTCCCCTTTCCAGAACCAGCCCATGGGCAAAGCCCGCATCCGCACCAGGTGCGGCGTTTCGATTGTGGCGATCATGCGTGAAGGCGAGGTGGTTCCTTCGCCAGGCCCCGACCTAGTCCTTCACCCCGGCGACCTGCTGGTCGCCGTCGGCACGCAAGAGGGGCTGGACGCTGCGGCCGACATCCTGCGCAACGGCTGA
- a CDS encoding MFS transporter, with translation MNSAAASEATQPSSELEAGPQASSKGRILAWAAWDWGSAAFNAVMTTFVFTVYLTSQAFGGEDRASAVLGGALAIAGAAIALLAPVTGQRSDTGGRRKLWLGVNTAAVAILTALCFFVFPRPGFLLLGVSLIALANIFFEFAAVNYNAMLAQISTPRNIGKVSGFGWGMGYLGGIAALLIVLELFVQPRFEWFGASTQDGLNIRLVAVFSALWFFIFALPVMFAVPELPKPKRAARLGFLASYGLLARRIKAIYRTSPHTIFFLLASAIFRDGLAAVFTFGGIIAAGTFGFALPQVIFFAIFGNIVAAVGAILGGFLDDRVGPKAVIIGSLTGLLAAGTVILVLGNDNHTFFGVPWSGAATFWVFGLFLCLFVGPAQSSSRAYLARLAPQGESGELFGLYATTGRAVSFLAPALFTLCITVATPLVAQGDAQRWGILGIMVVLLAGLLVLLPVKAPSEAEIAVVPQS, from the coding sequence ATGAACTCCGCAGCCGCATCAGAGGCAACGCAGCCGTCGTCGGAACTCGAGGCAGGGCCGCAGGCCTCCAGCAAGGGCCGCATCCTGGCCTGGGCGGCGTGGGACTGGGGGTCCGCGGCGTTCAACGCGGTCATGACGACGTTCGTCTTCACCGTCTACCTGACGTCCCAGGCGTTTGGCGGCGAAGACCGGGCGTCAGCAGTGCTCGGTGGAGCGCTGGCCATTGCGGGGGCGGCCATCGCGCTGCTCGCACCCGTCACGGGCCAGCGGTCCGACACCGGGGGCCGCCGCAAGCTCTGGCTGGGAGTGAACACGGCCGCCGTCGCAATCCTGACGGCGTTGTGCTTCTTCGTGTTTCCCCGGCCCGGGTTCCTCCTGCTGGGGGTGTCGCTGATCGCCCTGGCCAACATCTTCTTCGAGTTCGCGGCCGTCAACTACAACGCCATGCTGGCGCAGATTTCGACGCCGCGGAACATCGGCAAGGTCAGCGGCTTCGGCTGGGGCATGGGCTATCTCGGCGGCATCGCGGCCCTGCTCATCGTGCTTGAGCTGTTCGTGCAGCCTCGCTTCGAGTGGTTCGGCGCCTCCACCCAGGACGGCCTGAACATCCGGCTGGTGGCGGTGTTCTCCGCCCTGTGGTTCTTCATCTTCGCGCTGCCGGTGATGTTCGCTGTCCCGGAGCTGCCCAAACCGAAGCGCGCGGCGCGCCTGGGGTTCCTGGCGTCGTACGGGCTGCTGGCGCGCAGGATCAAGGCCATCTACCGGACCAGCCCGCACACCATCTTCTTCCTGCTGGCCAGCGCCATCTTCCGCGACGGGCTGGCGGCGGTCTTCACCTTCGGCGGGATCATCGCCGCCGGCACCTTCGGCTTCGCACTGCCGCAGGTCATCTTCTTCGCGATTTTCGGCAACATCGTGGCGGCCGTGGGCGCGATCCTCGGCGGCTTCCTGGATGACAGGGTGGGGCCCAAGGCCGTGATCATCGGTTCCCTCACCGGCCTGCTGGCCGCGGGAACGGTCATCCTGGTGCTGGGCAACGACAACCACACGTTCTTCGGAGTGCCCTGGTCCGGGGCCGCGACGTTCTGGGTTTTCGGCCTGTTCCTTTGCCTGTTCGTCGGGCCCGCCCAGTCCTCCTCACGCGCGTATCTGGCCCGGCTGGCCCCGCAGGGCGAATCCGGCGAGCTCTTCGGCCTGTACGCGACCACCGGCCGTGCGGTCAGCTTTCTCGCCCCGGCCCTGTTCACGCTGTGCATCACCGTGGCCACTCCCCTGGTGGCCCAGGGCGACGCGCAGCGCTGGGGCATCCTGGGCATCATGGTGGTGCTGCTCGCCGGGCTGCTGGTCCTTCTGCCCGTCAAGGCCCCGAGCGAGGCAGAGATCGCCGTCGTCCCGCAGTCCTGA